The following coding sequences lie in one Amycolatopsis cihanbeyliensis genomic window:
- a CDS encoding amidase: MPANTSTLLTASELVVAYRSGELSPVEATTAALETIAERDDQYNAYCLVDEEVALEQAKSSEERWREGNPIGWLDGVPASIKDMFLTQGWPTLRGSRCIEADQFWEVDSPVTARMREHGLVLLGKTTTPELGWKAVTDSPREGITRNPWNTALTAGGSSGGSAAAVAAGMGELSVGTDGGGSVRIPASFCGIVGFKPTGGRIPLYPASPFGALAHAGPMARSVDDTALILDVLALPDYRDPNALQPPLSTYREAVRRDVRGLNVAFSPTLGYVDVDPEVAQLIATTVAALSEAGLRIEEADPGFTDPIDSFDVLWSAGAAKWLDTFPEGAAEKVDPGLRTVWEQGHTYSASDYLGAMADRAALGIQMGEFHTRYDALITPAVPIPPFEAGHDVPPGSGLDSWPQWARFSYPFNMTQQPAISVPAGFTSKGLPVGLQIVGPRHSDDLVLAVAKLVEEIQPWATDRPAGAGPR, from the coding sequence ATGCCAGCTAACACCAGCACCCTGCTCACGGCGAGCGAGCTCGTCGTGGCCTACCGCTCGGGCGAGCTGTCTCCGGTCGAGGCCACCACGGCCGCGCTGGAGACGATCGCGGAGCGCGACGACCAGTACAACGCGTACTGCCTCGTCGATGAGGAGGTGGCGCTGGAACAGGCCAAGAGCTCCGAGGAACGCTGGCGCGAGGGCAACCCGATCGGCTGGCTGGACGGGGTTCCGGCTTCGATCAAGGACATGTTCCTCACCCAGGGCTGGCCGACACTGCGCGGTTCCCGCTGCATCGAGGCCGACCAGTTCTGGGAGGTGGACAGCCCGGTCACCGCGCGGATGCGGGAGCACGGCCTGGTGCTGCTCGGCAAGACCACCACCCCCGAGCTCGGCTGGAAGGCGGTCACCGACAGCCCGCGGGAGGGCATCACCCGCAACCCGTGGAACACCGCGCTCACCGCGGGTGGGTCCAGCGGCGGCAGCGCGGCCGCGGTCGCGGCGGGCATGGGAGAACTGTCCGTCGGCACCGATGGTGGCGGCTCGGTCCGGATTCCCGCCTCCTTCTGCGGCATCGTCGGGTTCAAGCCCACCGGGGGCCGGATCCCGCTCTACCCGGCCAGCCCGTTCGGCGCACTCGCGCACGCGGGCCCGATGGCACGGTCGGTGGACGACACGGCGCTCATCCTGGACGTCCTCGCCCTGCCCGACTACCGCGACCCCAACGCGTTGCAGCCTCCGCTCTCCACCTACCGCGAGGCGGTCCGCCGCGATGTGCGCGGTCTGAACGTGGCGTTCTCGCCCACACTCGGTTATGTCGACGTGGACCCGGAGGTGGCCCAGCTGATCGCGACCACCGTAGCCGCGCTGAGCGAGGCGGGGCTACGGATCGAGGAGGCCGACCCGGGGTTCACCGACCCCATCGACTCGTTCGACGTGTTGTGGTCGGCCGGAGCCGCGAAGTGGCTGGACACCTTCCCGGAGGGTGCTGCCGAGAAGGTCGACCCCGGCCTGCGCACGGTGTGGGAGCAGGGACACACCTACTCGGCCAGCGACTACCTCGGCGCGATGGCCGATCGCGCTGCGCTGGGCATCCAGATGGGCGAGTTCCACACCCGCTACGACGCGCTGATCACCCCGGCCGTCCCGATCCCGCCGTTCGAAGCCGGGCACGACGTGCCGCCGGGCAGCGGGCTGGACAGCTGGCCGCAGTGGGCCCGGTTCAGCTACCCGTTCAACATGACCCAGCAGCCCGCGATCAGCGTGCCGGCCGGGTTCACCTCGAAGGGACTTCCGGTCGGCCTGCAGATCGTGGGGCCGCGGCACTCCGACGACCTGGTGCTCGCGGTG
- a CDS encoding maleate cis-trans isomerase family protein translates to MAEQAEPQRTIGFIYPDHAAEDDYPLAERLLGDEVRLPVAHIYGTDLHAVEELLDLGKPERLAEGARLLAPREPDAVVWACTSGSFVYGWKGAGEQAAGLSAAAGVPATSTSFAFVRAARALGLRRVAVAASYPDEVAKLFVEFLAAGGIEVVSMSSQDIDTAAEVGRLSPEAVVDLAAAHDHPDADGLLIPDTAMRTLALVDTMEERIGKPVLTANLVTIWEGLRLAGAARAAGGLGALFRIPPAEIPAEGE, encoded by the coding sequence ATGGCTGAGCAGGCTGAGCCGCAGCGGACGATCGGCTTCATCTACCCCGACCACGCGGCCGAGGACGACTACCCGCTGGCCGAACGGCTGCTCGGCGACGAGGTGCGGCTGCCGGTGGCGCACATCTACGGCACCGACCTGCACGCCGTGGAGGAGCTGCTCGACCTCGGTAAGCCGGAGCGGCTCGCCGAGGGCGCCCGGCTGCTGGCCCCTCGGGAGCCGGACGCGGTGGTGTGGGCCTGCACCAGTGGCAGCTTCGTCTACGGCTGGAAGGGCGCCGGCGAGCAGGCCGCCGGGCTGTCCGCCGCCGCCGGAGTACCCGCCACCAGCACCTCGTTCGCCTTCGTGCGGGCGGCGCGGGCGCTGGGTCTGCGCCGGGTGGCGGTGGCGGCGAGCTACCCGGACGAGGTGGCGAAACTGTTCGTGGAGTTCCTCGCCGCCGGCGGGATCGAGGTCGTGTCCATGTCCAGCCAGGACATCGACACCGCGGCGGAGGTCGGCAGGCTGAGCCCGGAGGCCGTGGTGGACCTCGCCGCCGCGCATGACCACCCGGACGCCGATGGCCTGCTCATCCCGGACACCGCCATGCGCACCCTGGCGCTGGTGGACACCATGGAGGAACGCATCGGCAAGCCGGTGCTCACCGCCAACCTGGTGACCATCTGGGAGGGCCTGCGGTTGGCAGGCGCCGCGCGGGCCGCCGGCGGACTTGGCGCGCTGTTCCGCATCCCGCCCGCCGAGATCCCCGCGGAAGGCGAGTGA
- a CDS encoding maleate cis-trans isomerase family protein — MDLSALDIPSFEGPLAQRGIGVIAPFDLALERELWRWVPMEVSLHLARTPYEPVPVSMEMAHLVSNSQHLAAATRDVLHVEPEVVAYLCTSGSFVNGIDYERSLCKAICDAGAPDAVTTSGALAEVLQQLDLRRISVLTPYDADLTGKLHEFLAELGVRTVSSDHLGLGGGIWKVNYRTIAERIIAANHSDAEAIFVSCTNLPTYDLIEPLETALGKPILTANQLTMWACLKRMKLPVVGAGEWLREVS, encoded by the coding sequence TTGGATTTGTCGGCACTGGACATCCCCTCCTTCGAGGGGCCGCTCGCGCAACGTGGCATCGGCGTGATCGCACCGTTCGACCTCGCGCTGGAGCGCGAGCTGTGGCGCTGGGTCCCGATGGAGGTGTCCCTGCATCTGGCCCGCACCCCCTACGAACCGGTGCCGGTCAGCATGGAGATGGCGCACCTGGTGAGCAACAGCCAGCACCTCGCGGCCGCGACCAGGGACGTGCTGCACGTGGAACCCGAGGTGGTCGCATACCTGTGCACCTCGGGCAGCTTCGTGAACGGGATCGATTACGAACGCTCGCTGTGCAAGGCCATCTGCGATGCCGGCGCGCCGGACGCGGTCACCACCTCGGGCGCACTGGCCGAGGTGCTGCAGCAGCTCGACCTGCGACGGATCTCGGTACTGACGCCATACGACGCCGATCTCACCGGCAAGCTGCACGAGTTCCTGGCCGAGCTCGGGGTGCGGACGGTCTCCAGTGACCACCTCGGCCTCGGCGGCGGCATCTGGAAGGTCAACTACCGCACCATCGCCGAGCGGATCATCGCGGCCAACCACAGCGATGCCGAGGCGATCTTCGTCAGCTGCACGAACCTGCCGACCTACGACCTGATCGAACCGCTGGAGACCGCGCTGGGCAAGCCGATCCTCACCGCGAACCAGCTCACCATGTGGGCCTGTCTCAAGCGGATGAAGCTCCCGGTCGTCGGTGCGGGGGAATGGCTTCGCGAGGTGTCTTGA
- a CDS encoding cation-translocating P-type ATPase, which yields MKLLGARIPGPLFALGAAAGTARELTGLALSPLTGPRPTQRAECTEDSHHPSDGLHGTYLVSTLAGDLAGFGLSMLTRLLPWAPVPTELAALPSVADHHPRLRAWLAERAGGRERADSATSIAGALAQGFASGGEGTLLDAAQRVEQWREAREHQRAWRAAQERLVDGPEVVPVAPERAASVPESPQDAYERDAMRFGGIVATAAVPFVGPRRAAAFGLAALPKATRAGQDAFGAHLGRVLARRGVLVMNRSVLRELGRISTVVLDERALGTGRLMPADLVPLAGSDPKAVAEQTWRLFDPAGPHAVRQGGGWTLGPLDELELRGRRGARERARLERGNPAAVLGLADGDRLEAVLSLTAEQASGVNTVTAAARRTGLPVLRPSAGADMAATVRELRSEGEVVLLVSGDRAALGAADCGLGVYPADARRPWGAHLLLGEDLDAAALLVEAADAARRLGAEDVRLAKVATGVGAISALQGGRARGGAAARGMRAVNAGAAVAMANGHRHARRLRPPEVTAEAGPSTAGWHLMPAEAVLRELDTSAEGLGGAAVRERARERGTVAARGTSLGSAFLAELANPLTPVLAGGAALSATVGSPVDAALVAGVTGLSAFLGSIQQVRTDRELAELLNRSAVTAHVRRDGRERTLSADELVVGDVVLLAAGDVVPADCRLLEADGLEQDESALTGESLPVAKDPAPVVAAEIAGRSAMLYEGTTVAAGTAVGVVVAVGDDTEAGRGMALARERAPRAGVEQRLAELTRNSMPLALGSAGAVAGAGLLHRVPLRESMSAAVNLAVASVPEGLPFLVNAAQLASARRLAEHGALVRNPRSVEALGRVDVLCFDKTGTLTEGTLAVSEVDDGRSRHRITALGESTRRVLAAALRATPAAERVEDLPHATDRAVLAGAARAGVPPESGAERWRLVREIPFEPSRGYHAAVGESASGPLLSVKGAPEAVLPRCAIDGGERKRLTTRMKQLAESGHRVLAVAEGEPAEDDRVAELRFRGFVAIADPVRGSAAPAAARLREAGVHIVMITGDHPATGEAIADEVNPGNGGLHVVTGPELDELDDEALAERLLRVDVVARCSPAQKVRIIQAYQGLGRTVAMTGDGANDAPAIRLADVGIALGARGTPAARAAADVVVTDDRLETIIAALVEGRAMWASVRESLGVLLGGNLGEITFSVLGALTTGRSQLTARQFLLVNLLTDLAPALAIALRRPDGGAVQDLLREGPENSLGGALRREIALRAGTTAAGASLAWWLARLTGRRRRAGTVALAALVGTQLGQTMFTGGRSVSVVATGLGSAAVLGLAIQTPGLSRFFGCTPLGPVGWGIAIGSAGAASLTGALLG from the coding sequence ATGAAACTACTGGGTGCGCGGATTCCGGGACCACTGTTCGCCCTCGGCGCGGCGGCGGGGACGGCCCGCGAGCTCACCGGGCTCGCGCTGTCCCCGCTGACCGGGCCACGTCCGACCCAGCGGGCCGAGTGCACCGAGGACTCGCACCACCCTTCGGACGGCCTCCATGGCACCTACCTGGTGTCCACCTTGGCCGGGGACCTCGCGGGCTTCGGGCTGTCGATGCTGACCAGGCTCCTGCCGTGGGCACCGGTCCCGACCGAACTGGCCGCCCTGCCCTCGGTGGCCGACCACCATCCCCGGTTACGTGCGTGGCTGGCCGAACGGGCCGGCGGCCGGGAGCGCGCCGACTCCGCGACCTCGATCGCGGGCGCGCTGGCCCAGGGTTTCGCCTCCGGTGGCGAGGGCACGCTGCTGGACGCCGCGCAGCGCGTCGAGCAGTGGCGAGAGGCCCGCGAGCATCAGCGCGCCTGGCGGGCCGCGCAGGAGCGGCTGGTCGACGGCCCCGAGGTGGTCCCGGTGGCGCCCGAGCGTGCAGCCTCGGTACCGGAGTCGCCGCAGGATGCCTACGAGCGCGACGCCATGCGATTCGGTGGCATCGTGGCGACCGCCGCCGTCCCGTTCGTCGGCCCCCGGCGCGCGGCCGCGTTCGGGTTGGCCGCGTTGCCCAAGGCGACGCGGGCCGGTCAGGATGCCTTCGGTGCCCACCTCGGCAGGGTGCTGGCCAGGCGCGGCGTGCTGGTGATGAACCGGTCGGTGTTGCGCGAGCTCGGCCGGATCAGCACGGTGGTGCTGGACGAGCGGGCCCTGGGCACCGGTCGCCTGATGCCCGCCGACCTGGTGCCGCTCGCCGGAAGCGATCCGAAGGCGGTGGCCGAGCAGACTTGGCGGCTGTTCGATCCGGCCGGCCCGCACGCGGTTCGACAGGGCGGTGGCTGGACGCTGGGGCCGCTGGACGAACTCGAGCTGCGTGGCAGGCGCGGGGCCAGGGAGCGTGCCCGGCTGGAACGCGGGAATCCCGCCGCGGTGCTCGGTCTCGCCGACGGCGACCGGTTGGAAGCCGTGCTCTCCCTCACCGCCGAGCAGGCTTCGGGGGTCAACACCGTGACCGCGGCGGCCCGCCGCACCGGGTTGCCGGTGCTGCGGCCCTCCGCCGGTGCCGACATGGCCGCCACGGTCCGGGAACTGCGGTCCGAGGGCGAGGTGGTACTGCTGGTCTCCGGCGACCGCGCGGCGCTGGGGGCCGCCGACTGCGGTCTGGGGGTGTATCCCGCGGACGCGCGGCGGCCGTGGGGTGCGCACCTGCTCCTCGGCGAGGACCTGGATGCCGCCGCCTTGCTGGTCGAGGCGGCGGATGCGGCCCGGAGGCTCGGCGCCGAGGACGTCCGGTTGGCCAAGGTGGCCACCGGGGTCGGCGCGATCAGCGCCCTGCAGGGCGGCCGGGCCCGGGGCGGCGCGGCGGCACGCGGTATGCGCGCCGTCAACGCCGGGGCCGCCGTCGCGATGGCCAACGGGCACCGGCACGCCCGGCGGCTGCGGCCACCGGAGGTAACGGCCGAAGCCGGCCCGAGTACGGCGGGATGGCACCTGATGCCGGCCGAGGCGGTGCTGCGGGAGCTCGACACGAGTGCCGAGGGACTCGGTGGCGCCGCGGTCCGCGAGCGCGCCCGCGAGCGAGGAACCGTCGCCGCGCGGGGGACCAGCCTCGGCAGCGCGTTCCTCGCCGAGCTGGCGAACCCGCTCACCCCGGTGCTGGCCGGTGGTGCCGCGCTCTCGGCCACGGTCGGCTCGCCGGTGGACGCCGCGCTGGTCGCCGGGGTGACCGGCCTTTCCGCGTTCCTGGGCAGCATCCAGCAGGTGCGGACGGACCGGGAGCTGGCCGAGTTGCTGAACCGCTCGGCGGTCACCGCGCACGTCCGCAGGGACGGCCGGGAACGCACGCTCAGCGCCGACGAGCTGGTCGTGGGGGACGTGGTGCTGCTGGCCGCGGGAGACGTGGTGCCCGCCGACTGCAGGCTGCTCGAGGCCGACGGTCTCGAGCAGGACGAGTCCGCGCTGACCGGCGAGTCCCTTCCGGTTGCCAAGGATCCCGCGCCGGTGGTGGCCGCGGAGATCGCCGGACGCTCCGCCATGCTGTACGAGGGCACCACGGTCGCGGCCGGCACCGCGGTAGGTGTGGTGGTCGCGGTCGGCGACGACACCGAGGCGGGTCGCGGCATGGCGCTGGCAAGGGAGCGGGCGCCGCGTGCGGGCGTCGAGCAGCGGCTTGCCGAGCTCACCAGGAACAGCATGCCGCTGGCGCTGGGCTCGGCCGGGGCCGTGGCAGGCGCCGGGTTGCTGCACCGGGTGCCGCTGCGGGAGAGCATGTCCGCCGCGGTGAACCTGGCGGTGGCCTCGGTGCCCGAGGGTTTGCCGTTCCTGGTGAATGCCGCGCAGCTCGCTTCCGCACGGCGGCTGGCCGAGCACGGCGCGCTGGTGCGCAACCCGCGCAGCGTCGAGGCGCTCGGCAGGGTGGACGTGTTGTGCTTCGACAAGACCGGAACGTTGACCGAGGGCACGCTGGCGGTCAGCGAGGTGGACGACGGGCGGTCCCGGCACCGGATCACCGCGCTGGGCGAGAGCACGCGGCGGGTGCTCGCGGCCGCGCTGCGTGCCACCCCGGCCGCGGAACGGGTCGAGGACCTGCCGCATGCCACCGATCGGGCCGTGCTGGCCGGTGCCGCGCGGGCCGGGGTGCCCCCGGAGTCCGGGGCCGAGCGCTGGCGCCTGGTGCGGGAAATCCCGTTCGAACCCTCGCGGGGTTACCACGCGGCGGTGGGGGAGTCGGCGAGCGGACCACTGCTGAGCGTCAAGGGCGCGCCGGAGGCGGTGCTGCCGCGCTGCGCGATCGACGGCGGGGAGCGCAAACGCTTGACGACACGGATGAAGCAGCTCGCCGAGTCGGGTCACCGCGTGCTCGCGGTCGCCGAGGGCGAGCCCGCGGAGGACGATCGGGTGGCCGAGCTGCGTTTCCGCGGGTTCGTGGCGATCGCCGACCCGGTGCGCGGCAGTGCCGCCCCCGCCGCGGCGCGGCTGCGCGAGGCCGGGGTGCACATCGTGATGATCACCGGGGATCACCCGGCCACCGGTGAGGCGATCGCGGACGAGGTCAACCCCGGCAACGGCGGCCTGCACGTGGTGACCGGGCCCGAACTGGACGAGCTGGACGACGAGGCGCTGGCGGAGCGGCTGCTGCGGGTGGACGTGGTGGCCCGGTGCAGCCCTGCGCAGAAGGTCCGGATCATCCAGGCGTACCAGGGACTCGGCCGCACCGTGGCGATGACCGGTGACGGTGCCAACGACGCCCCGGCGATCCGGCTCGCCGACGTCGGGATCGCGCTGGGCGCCCGCGGCACGCCCGCCGCGCGGGCGGCGGCGGACGTGGTGGTGACCGACGACCGGCTGGAGACGATCATTGCCGCCCTGGTGGAGGGCAGGGCGATGTGGGCCTCGGTCCGCGAGTCACTGGGGGTGCTGCTCGGTGGGAACCTCGGCGAGATCACGTTCAGCGTGCTCGGCGCGTTGACCACGGGGCGCTCGCAGCTGACCGCGCGGCAGTTCCTGCTGGTGAACCTGCTCACCGACCTGGCGCCGGCGCTGGCGATCGCCCTGCGCAGGCCGGACGGCGGTGCCGTGCAGGATCTGCTGCGGGAGGGGCCGGAGAACTCGCTCGGCGGCGCGTTGCGCAGGGAGATCGCCCTGCGCGCGGGGACCACCGCGGCCGGTGCCTCGCTGGCCTGGTGGCTGGCAAGGCTGACGGGTCGCAGGCGGCGCGCGGGCACGGTGGCGCTGGCCGCGCTGGTCGGCACGCAGCTCGGGCAGACGATGTTCACCGGCGGCCGCAGTGTCTCGGTGGTGGCCACCGGCCTCGGTTCGGCCGCCGTGCTGGGGCTGGCCATCCAGACGCCGGGCCTGAGCCGGTTCTTCGGCTGCACCCCGCTGGGGCCGGTCGGCTGGGGTATCGCCATCGGCAGCGCTGGGGCGGCGAGCCTGACCGGCGCGCTGCTCGGGTAG
- a CDS encoding D-2-hydroxyacid dehydrogenase, giving the protein MIGADSPVLVVLCGEQRPPDMDSIERTATVRYTREDGLAEALPGADALFVYDFLSAAVPDAWPAADRLRWLHIASAGVDPVLFPGLRDSEVVLTNSRGVFDNSIAEYVLGVVLAFAKDFARSLRLQDEIRWLHRETDRIAGRTALVMGTGPIGRAIAVMLRAAGMKVAGIGRRARESDPDFGTVYASAELTDHLPEADYVVAVAPLTEQTKGVFDADAFAAMKPTARFINVGRGELVVTGDLVEALRAERIAGAALDVFDTEPLPAESPLWTMDNVLISPHMSGDFVGWRNTLVEVFADNYERWRTGQPLRNVVDKQLGYVPSGSPGAEERDAS; this is encoded by the coding sequence GTGATCGGCGCGGATTCCCCTGTGCTCGTGGTGCTCTGCGGTGAGCAACGCCCCCCGGACATGGACAGCATCGAGCGTACGGCCACGGTGCGTTACACGCGCGAGGACGGGCTGGCCGAGGCGCTGCCCGGCGCGGACGCGCTGTTCGTCTACGACTTCCTCTCCGCCGCCGTGCCCGACGCCTGGCCCGCCGCGGACCGCTTGCGCTGGCTGCACATCGCCAGCGCGGGGGTGGACCCGGTGCTCTTCCCCGGGCTGCGGGACAGCGAGGTGGTGCTGACCAACTCCCGTGGCGTGTTCGACAACTCGATCGCCGAGTACGTGCTGGGCGTGGTGCTCGCCTTCGCCAAGGACTTCGCCCGGTCGCTGCGGCTGCAGGACGAGATCCGCTGGCTGCACCGGGAGACCGACCGGATCGCCGGGCGCACCGCGCTGGTGATGGGCACCGGACCGATCGGCAGGGCGATCGCCGTCATGTTGCGGGCCGCGGGCATGAAGGTGGCCGGGATCGGCCGCAGGGCCCGCGAGTCCGATCCCGACTTCGGCACCGTATACGCCTCGGCGGAGTTGACCGACCACCTGCCCGAGGCGGATTACGTGGTCGCGGTGGCCCCGCTGACCGAGCAGACCAAGGGTGTCTTCGACGCCGATGCCTTCGCGGCGATGAAGCCCACGGCCCGCTTCATCAACGTGGGTCGCGGCGAGCTGGTGGTCACCGGGGATCTGGTCGAGGCGTTGCGCGCGGAGCGGATCGCGGGCGCGGCCCTGGACGTCTTCGACACCGAGCCGCTGCCCGCCGAGAGTCCGTTGTGGACGATGGATAACGTGTTGATCTCGCCACACATGTCGGGAGACTTCGTCGGCTGGCGTAACACGCTGGTCGAGGTGTTCGCGGACAACTACGAGCGGTGGCGTACCGGGCAGCCGCTTCGTAACGTCGTGGACAAGCAGTTGGGCTATGTTCCGTCGGGTTCGCCCGGGGCTGAGGAGAGAGATGCCAGCTAA
- a CDS encoding tartrate dehydrogenase translates to MSTYRIAGIPGDGIGVDVTIEARKVLDRAAELHGFGLEWTEFDWSCERYSRTGTMMPAEGVEQLAPFDAILLGAVGFPGVPDHVSLWGLLIPLRRAFAQYVNLRPVKLLPGTTSVLAGRSAEELEMVIVRENSEGEYSAIGGRHNTGQPGEFVLQESVFTRVGVQRIIRYAFELAVNRKGRVCSATKSNGLIHSMPYWDEIFAEVAAEYPNVASEQCHVDALAARMVQQPERLDVVVASNLFGDILSDLAAAVTGGLGMAPSGNINPPGEFPSMFEAVHGSAPDIAGQGIANPVAQVLTGAMLLEHLGRTGAANAVTTAVEKVLAEGAVATPDLGGTATTAQLGSAIAAALG, encoded by the coding sequence GTGAGCACCTATCGCATCGCCGGCATCCCCGGCGACGGGATCGGCGTCGACGTCACGATCGAGGCGCGCAAGGTGCTCGACCGGGCCGCCGAGCTGCACGGATTCGGTCTGGAGTGGACGGAGTTCGACTGGAGCTGCGAGCGCTACAGCCGGACCGGCACGATGATGCCGGCCGAAGGGGTCGAGCAACTCGCGCCCTTCGACGCGATCCTGCTCGGCGCGGTGGGCTTCCCCGGTGTGCCCGACCACGTCTCCCTGTGGGGCCTGCTGATCCCGCTGCGCAGGGCGTTCGCCCAGTACGTGAACCTGCGCCCGGTGAAGCTGCTGCCCGGAACCACCAGCGTGCTGGCCGGCCGCTCGGCCGAGGAACTCGAGATGGTGATCGTCCGGGAGAACTCCGAGGGCGAGTACTCCGCGATCGGTGGACGCCACAACACCGGGCAACCCGGCGAGTTCGTGCTGCAGGAGTCGGTGTTCACCAGGGTCGGTGTGCAGCGGATCATCCGGTACGCCTTCGAGTTGGCGGTCAACCGCAAGGGCAGGGTGTGCTCGGCCACCAAGTCCAACGGGCTGATCCATTCGATGCCGTACTGGGACGAGATCTTCGCCGAGGTCGCCGCGGAGTACCCCAACGTGGCGAGCGAGCAGTGCCATGTGGACGCGCTCGCCGCGCGGATGGTGCAGCAGCCGGAACGCCTCGACGTGGTGGTCGCCTCGAACCTGTTCGGGGACATCCTGAGCGACCTCGCCGCCGCGGTGACGGGTGGCCTCGGCATGGCACCCTCCGGCAACATCAACCCACCGGGTGAGTTCCCTTCCATGTTCGAGGCCGTGCACGGCAGCGCGCCGGACATCGCGGGCCAGGGCATCGCGAACCCGGTCGCGCAGGTGCTGACCGGTGCGATGTTGCTCGAACACCTCGGCCGGACGGGTGCGGCCAACGCGGTCACCACCGCCGTGGAAAAGGTGCTCGCCGAGGGAGCCGTGGCCACGCCGGACCTCGGCGGAACCGCCACCACGGCACAACTCGGCTCGGCGATCGCGGCCGCACTCGGCTGA
- a CDS encoding GntR family transcriptional regulator gives MPLADIEPVNRESTAGIIARQLRDAIMNGSLPPGTQLGETELAARFEVSRGPLREAMQRLVSEGLLRSERHRGLFVIDLEPDDVYDIYTARSAIERAAAIRVMHGDREQAATLLDETVQAMAAAADEDDPTALSEADLRFHEALIEASGSRRLVRMARTLLIETRMCLSLLQRTYQHVDERVVEHNRIIEAIREGDQETVLTLLEAHMEDAVQRLAPGTPLRQ, from the coding sequence ATGCCGCTCGCCGACATCGAACCGGTCAACCGGGAGTCCACCGCGGGGATCATCGCCCGCCAACTCCGGGACGCGATCATGAACGGCTCGCTGCCGCCCGGCACCCAGCTCGGGGAGACCGAGCTGGCCGCCCGGTTCGAGGTGTCGAGGGGTCCCCTGCGGGAGGCGATGCAACGGTTGGTGTCCGAAGGGCTGCTGCGCAGCGAACGGCACCGCGGCCTGTTCGTGATCGACCTCGAACCGGACGATGTGTACGACATCTACACCGCCCGCTCGGCGATCGAGCGAGCGGCCGCGATCAGGGTCATGCACGGCGACCGGGAGCAGGCGGCGACCCTGCTGGACGAGACGGTACAAGCCATGGCGGCCGCCGCGGACGAGGACGACCCCACAGCACTGTCCGAAGCGGACCTGCGGTTCCACGAGGCACTGATCGAGGCGTCCGGCAGCAGGCGGTTGGTCCGGATGGCCCGCACCCTGCTGATCGAGACGCGTATGTGCCTGTCCCTGTTGCAGCGCACCTACCAGCACGTGGACGAACGAGTGGTCGAGCACAACCGGATCATCGAGGCCATCCGCGAGGGCGACCAGGAAACCGTGCTGACCTTGCTGGAAGCGCATATGGAGGACGCCGTGCAGCGCCTCGCCCCCGGCACCCCGCTCCGCCAGTAA